The following proteins are co-located in the Nocardia sp. XZ_19_385 genome:
- a CDS encoding aldo/keto reductase, with amino-acid sequence MTAATLGGALTLGEDLTITRMGYGAMQFGLPGVVGPPADPSAAIAVLRQVVELGIRHIDTSDFYGAGGVNELIHTALHPYPDGLRIATKVGYRSDSAGDWTPSHDPADLVRQVHENLEHLGLDVLDLVNLRASKDNETVSDAVFSEQFSDRSHR; translated from the coding sequence ATGACGGCAGCTACGCTCGGCGGCGCCCTCACCCTCGGCGAAGACCTGACCATCACCCGGATGGGTTACGGTGCAATGCAATTCGGTTTGCCCGGGGTGGTCGGACCACCCGCGGATCCGAGTGCGGCGATCGCGGTGCTGCGGCAGGTGGTCGAGCTGGGCATCCGCCACATCGATACCAGCGACTTCTACGGCGCCGGCGGTGTGAACGAGCTCATTCACACCGCCCTGCACCCCTACCCGGACGGCCTGCGCATCGCCACCAAGGTCGGTTACCGGTCCGACAGCGCCGGCGACTGGACACCGTCGCATGATCCCGCCGACCTCGTCCGGCAGGTGCATGAGAACCTCGAACATCTCGGACTCGATGTCCTGGATCTGGTCAACCTTCGCGCGTCGAAAGACAACGAAACCGTTAGCGACGCAGTGTTTTCCGAACAATTCTCCGATCGATCGCACCGGTGA
- a CDS encoding MerR family transcriptional regulator, giving the protein MGRTETAVLTVTAVARATGYSLQQVRDLERLGVVPAAARASNGYRQFAPDHVRDLRAYRDLAYAVGPVEARRTMSAIRSLPLADAAALVCALPVRLNQEREQALAARAALQAIGTEAATDAEPVAADAMTITELSRALGLRASTLRFWEQAGLITPDRVRTRSGTHRRYPLAAIRDARITTALRAAGYGIPEVQRAITAIRDLRDVSHSLAALDDRLHTIAQRELAFLRAAAILAEIASAPL; this is encoded by the coding sequence ATGGGTCGAACAGAGACGGCAGTGCTGACGGTCACGGCGGTCGCCAGGGCGACCGGCTACTCGCTCCAGCAAGTCCGTGACCTGGAGCGGTTGGGGGTCGTCCCGGCCGCGGCCCGGGCGAGCAACGGATATCGGCAGTTCGCGCCCGACCATGTCCGCGACCTGCGCGCCTACCGCGATCTCGCCTACGCGGTGGGCCCGGTCGAGGCGCGACGCACGATGAGCGCGATCCGCTCGCTACCGCTGGCCGACGCCGCGGCCCTGGTGTGTGCCCTGCCCGTACGGCTCAACCAGGAACGCGAACAGGCACTCGCCGCCCGGGCGGCGTTGCAAGCGATCGGCACCGAAGCGGCCACCGACGCCGAACCCGTTGCGGCGGACGCGATGACTATCACCGAGCTGTCCCGGGCGCTCGGGCTGCGCGCGTCGACACTGCGCTTCTGGGAGCAGGCCGGGCTCATCACACCCGATCGGGTTCGGACCCGATCGGGCACGCACCGCCGCTACCCACTCGCGGCGATCCGTGACGCGCGCATCACAACGGCCCTGCGAGCCGCGGGCTACGGCATACCCGAAGTCCAGCGGGCCATCACGGCGATTCGTGACCTGCGCGATGTGAGCCATTCGCTCGCGGCACTCGATGATCGCCTGCACACGATCGCCCAGCGTGAACTGGCATTCCTGCGCGCGGCGGCTATCCTCGCCGAGATCGCCTCTGCGCCACTGTGA
- a CDS encoding PAS and ANTAR domain-containing protein, with translation MAGTGDPDQNSDVQKGAEPHTVFGAGGPGFGTFRFWFDSQRWEWSPEVYAMHGYRPGEVEPTTELLLAHKHPEDRSQVAESIARSIREGQPFSSQHRFLDTAGDEHHVMIVSEGILDAAGTAIGTRGYYIDLNEALETAERATLDAVVPDVVEAHAVIEQAKGVLLLMYSITADQAFNVLSWRAQETNSELRDIAEALIAAVQANPPPPPSSVAAFDHLLLAIPRSAPTSDN, from the coding sequence GTGGCAGGTACAGGCGATCCCGACCAGAATTCGGATGTGCAGAAAGGCGCCGAGCCGCACACCGTCTTCGGCGCAGGCGGGCCGGGGTTCGGGACGTTCCGGTTCTGGTTCGATTCCCAGCGGTGGGAATGGTCGCCCGAGGTGTACGCCATGCACGGCTATCGCCCCGGCGAGGTCGAGCCCACTACCGAACTGCTGCTGGCACACAAACATCCCGAGGACCGCAGTCAGGTCGCCGAATCCATTGCGCGGTCGATCCGTGAAGGTCAGCCTTTCTCGAGCCAGCACCGCTTCCTGGACACGGCCGGTGATGAGCACCATGTGATGATCGTTTCCGAGGGCATCCTCGACGCCGCGGGAACCGCGATCGGCACGAGGGGCTATTACATCGATCTGAACGAAGCCCTCGAGACCGCCGAACGTGCGACCCTCGATGCGGTGGTTCCCGATGTCGTCGAGGCGCACGCGGTGATCGAACAGGCCAAAGGCGTACTGCTACTGATGTATTCGATAACCGCCGACCAAGCCTTCAATGTGCTCAGCTGGCGGGCGCAGGAGACCAACTCCGAGCTGCGCGACATCGCTGAAGCGCTGATCGCCGCCGTGCAGGCGAATCCGCCGCCACCACCGAGTTCGGTAGCGGCGTTCGACCACCTCCTACTGGCCATCCCCCGCAGCGCCCCGACGTCAGATAACTGA
- a CDS encoding DUF6194 family protein, whose protein sequence is MSMDQILTAIRGADGVLELAPAPGGPFPEIAWGDHFFYYAPDGELPEREQPYATLVTKNYPDDRSCDLDPPGRWRLNIHVGRRLFTELLGTDPREDPAALIDFSAVDVVLPHPVYRRQGWISIVNPDVRTTALAVDLLREAHDMARRRATRRKGRSVI, encoded by the coding sequence ATGAGTATGGACCAGATTCTGACAGCGATCCGCGGCGCGGACGGGGTACTCGAGCTCGCTCCGGCGCCAGGCGGCCCATTCCCGGAGATCGCCTGGGGTGACCACTTCTTCTACTACGCACCCGACGGCGAACTGCCCGAGCGAGAGCAGCCGTACGCCACCCTCGTGACGAAGAACTATCCCGATGACAGGTCCTGTGACCTCGATCCGCCCGGCCGCTGGCGACTGAACATCCACGTCGGCAGGCGCCTCTTCACCGAACTGCTCGGCACCGACCCGCGCGAGGATCCGGCGGCACTGATCGACTTCAGCGCGGTCGACGTGGTTCTCCCGCATCCGGTGTATCGCAGGCAGGGCTGGATTTCGATCGTCAACCCGGATGTGCGAACGACCGCGCTGGCAGTGGACCTCCTGCGCGAGGCGCACGACATGGCACGGCGACGAGCGACCCGCCGAAAGGGACGGTCAGTTATCTGA
- a CDS encoding nuclear transport factor 2 family protein produces MSQQLPHAVQQLIDATNAGKIDAFLDGFTADGVVDDWGREFRGPEAIRGWSDGEFLGKQVTLEVTDVATAEPETTVQAQVGGNGFNGPSTFIFTTDDDKISRMTIRA; encoded by the coding sequence GTGTCCCAACAACTTCCGCACGCCGTGCAACAGCTGATCGACGCGACCAACGCCGGAAAAATCGACGCGTTTCTCGATGGTTTCACCGCTGACGGGGTCGTCGACGACTGGGGGCGGGAATTCCGTGGACCGGAGGCGATTCGCGGCTGGAGCGACGGAGAGTTCCTCGGCAAGCAGGTCACCCTCGAGGTCACCGACGTCGCGACCGCCGAGCCGGAAACAACAGTGCAAGCCCAGGTCGGCGGCAACGGATTCAATGGACCCAGCACGTTCATCTTCACCACGGACGATGACAAGATCTCCCGGATGACCATCCGCGCCTGA
- a CDS encoding phytanoyl-CoA dioxygenase family protein: protein MRAIRVLDQLHPRESTQNMVHSPKSIRERLRTAHIEEVSAATLACRWPRGLTPKRRRMSLSSKDVACTSEMASGCGNIDGREDSAGQRRGRRELLAASEGGRGDSPARRNQCVRRGRIRSGGSGLLRFGRAAVRGDHVAGYRVSPLRSGRLDQADGAATWIRHRTVPRRRPDARLGAGFRPTRRARPLGAQVRVRPVPVRFPHAGPPDDDYWHFEGSYLPEGWTGHTFTNYRSRARALFLLVLFTDVTAVDAPTRLRVGSHLAVPGRLLAYGAEGVDASRVDETGILEATADLPVVEATGHAGDIYLCHPFLIHAARAHSGTTPRFMATPTVEPSVPLELDRADGRYSPVEKAIRLGLSRRNPPAI, encoded by the coding sequence ATGCGGGCGATCCGCGTCCTGGACCAATTACATCCGCGCGAGTCGACGCAGAACATGGTTCATTCGCCCAAGTCCATACGTGAACGTCTCAGGACCGCTCACATCGAAGAGGTCAGTGCCGCCACACTCGCTTGCCGGTGGCCGCGCGGGCTCACTCCGAAACGACGGCGAATGTCCCTGAGCAGCAAGGATGTTGCCTGCACCAGCGAAATGGCGTCGGGCTGCGGCAATATCGATGGCAGGGAAGATTCGGCCGGGCAGCGGCGCGGGAGACGAGAACTGCTCGCAGCAAGCGAAGGCGGACGTGGTGACTCTCCAGCGAGAAGAAATCAATGCGTTCGTCGAGGCCGGATTCGTTCGGGTGGAAGCGGTCTTCTCCGGTTCGGTCGCGCGGCAGTGCGTGGAGATCATGTGGCCGGATACCGGGTGTCACCCCTGCGATCCGGCCGGCTGGACCAAGCCGATGGTGCGGCTACCTGGATACGACATCGAACCGTTCCGCGCCGCCGCCCAGATGCCCGCCTTGGAGCAGGCTTTCGACCAACTCGTCGGGCCCGGCCGCTGGGTGCGCAGGTCCGGGTTAGGCCCGTCCCTGTTCGCTTTCCCCACGCTGGTCCACCGGACGACGATTACTGGCACTTCGAGGGCAGCTATTTGCCCGAAGGCTGGACCGGTCATACCTTTACGAATTACCGTTCCCGGGCTCGCGCATTGTTTCTGCTTGTCCTCTTCACCGACGTCACCGCTGTCGACGCGCCCACTCGCCTGCGCGTCGGTTCCCATCTGGCCGTGCCCGGCCGTCTGCTCGCCTACGGCGCGGAAGGCGTCGACGCCAGTCGGGTAGACGAAACCGGGATCCTGGAAGCGACCGCCGATTTGCCGGTCGTCGAAGCCACCGGCCACGCCGGCGACATCTACCTCTGCCACCCGTTCCTGATCCATGCCGCCAGAGCACACAGTGGGACGACGCCGCGATTCATGGCCACGCCCACCGTGGAACCGAGCGTGCCGCTGGAACTCGACCGCGCAGACGGCCGCTACTCGCCGGTCGAGAAGGCCATCCGGCTGGGGCTCAGCCGCCGCAACCCGCCCGCGATTTGA
- a CDS encoding aldo/keto reductase gives MPNNYNLAHRADDQLVDRCAAENIVFVPFFPLGGFLPLQSQTLTTVASTLGASAQQVALAWLLHRSPTIALIPGTSSIEHLRDNIAAVSLELPADALVELDNIGAP, from the coding sequence GTGCCGAACAACTACAACCTCGCCCACCGCGCCGACGACCAGCTCGTCGACCGCTGCGCCGCCGAAAACATTGTCTTCGTCCCGTTCTTCCCGCTCGGCGGATTCTTACCGCTGCAATCACAGACCCTGACCACCGTCGCCAGCACCCTCGGCGCCTCGGCACAACAGGTCGCGCTGGCCTGGTTGCTGCATCGCTCACCCACGATCGCGCTGATCCCGGGCACCTCCTCGATCGAGCACCTGCGCGACAACATCGCAGCGGTATCCCTGGAACTGCCCGCGGACGCACTCGTCGAACTCGACAACATCGGTGCCCCCTGA
- a CDS encoding CsbD family protein codes for MSTADKAQNKADDLAGKAKEKFGEATDDQDLKNEGKGDQVKSNLKDAGEKVKDAFRD; via the coding sequence ATGAGCACAGCTGACAAGGCCCAGAACAAGGCTGATGACCTCGCCGGTAAGGCGAAGGAGAAGTTCGGCGAGGCCACTGACGACCAGGACCTGAAGAACGAGGGCAAGGGCGATCAGGTCAAATCCAACCTCAAGGACGCGGGCGAAAAGGTCAAGGACGCGTTCCGCGACTGA
- a CDS encoding alpha/beta-hydrolase family protein, which yields MTTEPQVSQSLPERVLGVLRAAEHAIRPNYTGVVIGAIFFAWSVSPSLLPRTWIFQGLVSGISAIIGYGVGCVLEWAFRKWAWPRLPVRMRARARFFLQFSDRTRQLTKMVIVLGAAVGVAAILARSARWQRDLEMLMGMEPTNTSSYLRTELLAAATVALVIGVFRVVRWLIRSIVRVLNIDWRIPRAIALPAGFLVVVVLSVLLFQGVLAKAFFSVANSAFSVRNSNTSPAAVQPVQPERSGSPQSLAPWNTLGSEGRWFVSFVPSAERIAQVTGAPAREPIRVYAGLESAENPEAVADLVVQELDRTRAFERKVLVLVTTTGTGWVDSTTAESIEYMYGGDSAIAATQYSYLPSVLSFLSDKSKAADAGRLLVHAVHERWAQLPPETRPKLLIYGESLGSQGSEAAFTGLDDIRTLVDGVLWVGPPNSNRLWGQLTTRRDPGTPEILPIYADGLIVRFAADAANLHRPNGAWVEPRIAYLQHASDPIVWWSPDLLFEEPDWLREPRGADVSKSIRWWPVVTFWQVSADLAHAQKVPSGHGHRYGTLVLDGWTAVTQPDNWNPDLEARIRQALNEDSDWEIAHK from the coding sequence ATGACGACCGAACCACAGGTGAGTCAGTCGCTGCCCGAGCGGGTGCTGGGCGTCCTTCGCGCCGCTGAGCACGCGATTCGGCCGAACTACACCGGGGTGGTGATCGGCGCGATCTTCTTCGCCTGGTCGGTCTCGCCGTCGCTGCTGCCGCGCACCTGGATCTTCCAGGGCCTGGTCAGCGGCATCAGTGCGATCATCGGCTACGGGGTGGGCTGCGTGTTGGAGTGGGCGTTCCGCAAGTGGGCGTGGCCTCGGCTCCCCGTGCGAATGCGGGCTCGGGCCCGGTTCTTCCTGCAATTCTCGGACCGCACTCGGCAGCTCACGAAAATGGTGATCGTGCTCGGCGCGGCAGTCGGCGTGGCGGCCATTCTGGCGCGGTCGGCGCGCTGGCAGCGGGATCTGGAAATGCTCATGGGGATGGAGCCGACCAATACCTCCAGCTATTTGCGCACGGAGTTGCTGGCCGCCGCGACCGTCGCTCTCGTCATCGGCGTGTTTCGCGTTGTGCGCTGGCTGATTCGGAGCATCGTCCGGGTGCTGAACATCGACTGGCGGATTCCGCGGGCCATCGCGCTGCCGGCCGGATTCCTGGTTGTGGTGGTGCTGAGCGTATTGCTGTTCCAGGGCGTGCTGGCGAAAGCCTTTTTCTCCGTGGCCAATTCGGCGTTCAGTGTGCGTAACAGCAACACCTCCCCGGCCGCGGTACAGCCTGTACAACCGGAGCGTTCGGGCAGCCCGCAGTCCTTGGCCCCCTGGAACACCCTTGGCTCGGAGGGTCGCTGGTTCGTCTCGTTCGTCCCGTCCGCCGAACGCATCGCCCAGGTGACCGGAGCTCCCGCGCGTGAGCCGATTCGCGTCTACGCCGGGCTCGAATCGGCCGAAAACCCCGAGGCCGTCGCCGATCTCGTGGTCCAGGAACTCGACCGCACCCGCGCCTTCGAACGCAAGGTCCTGGTGCTGGTCACCACCACCGGCACCGGTTGGGTGGACTCCACCACCGCCGAATCCATCGAATACATGTACGGCGGCGATTCGGCTATCGCCGCCACCCAGTACTCGTATCTGCCCAGCGTGCTGTCCTTCCTCTCGGACAAGTCCAAAGCCGCCGACGCCGGCCGCCTGCTGGTGCACGCGGTCCACGAACGGTGGGCGCAATTGCCGCCGGAGACGCGCCCCAAACTACTGATCTACGGCGAGAGCTTGGGCTCGCAGGGCTCCGAGGCCGCCTTCACCGGACTCGATGACATACGCACCCTCGTCGACGGGGTGCTGTGGGTGGGTCCGCCCAATTCCAATCGCCTCTGGGGTCAGCTCACCACTCGCCGCGATCCGGGCACCCCCGAGATTCTGCCGATCTACGCCGACGGACTCATCGTCCGGTTCGCCGCCGATGCCGCGAACCTGCACCGCCCGAACGGAGCGTGGGTCGAACCCCGTATCGCCTACCTGCAACACGCCTCGGACCCCATCGTCTGGTGGTCACCGGATCTGCTGTTCGAAGAACCGGATTGGCTGCGGGAACCACGCGGCGCGGATGTCTCCAAATCCATTCGCTGGTGGCCGGTGGTCACCTTCTGGCAGGTCAGCGCAGACCTAGCGCACGCGCAGAAGGTGCCCTCCGGACACGGTCACCGCTACGGCACCCTGGTGCTCGACGGCTGGACCGCGGTTACCCAGCCCGACAATTGGAATCCCGATCTCGAGGCCCGGATTCGCCAGGCTCTCAACGAGGACTCCGACTGGGAGATCGCGCACAAATAG
- a CDS encoding GNAT family N-acetyltransferase has product MRDDAAHWMLAQGITGQWQPGQLGEDHFRKAMAGGEVWIAEADGRVAGAWELWWEDEDAWGPQPPVAGYVHRLMVDRSSTRPGTGRLLLDAAERRIAAKGRTFVRLDCLAGNERLNAYYLNVGYRVVGHKAGKPQPGGVPKSFTLMEKDLLSD; this is encoded by the coding sequence TTGCGCGACGATGCCGCCCACTGGATGCTCGCTCAGGGCATCACCGGCCAGTGGCAGCCTGGCCAGTTGGGCGAGGACCATTTCCGTAAGGCCATGGCGGGTGGTGAGGTTTGGATCGCGGAGGCGGATGGCCGCGTGGCAGGTGCCTGGGAGCTGTGGTGGGAAGACGAGGATGCCTGGGGACCGCAGCCACCGGTGGCCGGCTATGTGCATCGACTGATGGTGGACCGCAGTAGCACTCGGCCGGGAACAGGCCGCCTCCTGTTGGATGCCGCCGAGCGGCGCATTGCCGCGAAAGGGCGGACTTTTGTGCGCCTGGACTGCCTGGCCGGCAACGAGCGCCTGAACGCCTACTACTTGAACGTCGGCTATCGGGTCGTCGGCCACAAGGCCGGCAAGCCGCAGCCGGGCGGAGTACCCAAGTCGTTCACGCTCATGGAGAAGGACCTGCTGAGCGACTGA
- a CDS encoding multidrug efflux SMR transporter, with protein sequence MSWFILVLSGAFEAVWATALGKSEGFSKTLPTIVFFLALIISMAGLAVAMRGLPVGTAYAVWVGIGAVLTIAFAMVTGSESVSALKIALLVGIVGCVIGLKVLH encoded by the coding sequence ATGTCATGGTTCATTCTGGTGCTGTCCGGCGCGTTCGAGGCCGTATGGGCCACCGCACTCGGCAAGTCCGAGGGGTTCAGCAAAACGTTGCCGACGATCGTGTTCTTCCTCGCGTTGATCATCAGCATGGCGGGCTTGGCCGTCGCGATGCGCGGCTTGCCGGTGGGCACCGCCTACGCGGTCTGGGTCGGCATCGGCGCGGTGTTGACCATCGCGTTCGCCATGGTGACCGGGTCGGAGTCGGTTTCGGCGCTCAAGATCGCATTGCTGGTCGGCATCGTAGGCTGCGTGATCGGACTCAAAGTCCTGCATTAG
- a CDS encoding hemerythrin domain-containing protein — MSERDLAMMYAAHDAFRRDLRELAAAPDRERWTQFRTQLSVHHTAEDVVLWPSLRRRGVDARLVEAMAAEHDRIDPLLAQVDRAFDTAGPDAAQPALAALSELLHNHLQHEEKETLPLINDREWSLLDREMRRRIGLRGLRAYYSWLLRDLEGERRRRALATIPGPLRLMIS, encoded by the coding sequence ATGTCTGAACGCGATTTGGCCATGATGTACGCAGCGCATGACGCGTTCCGGCGTGATCTCCGGGAGCTCGCCGCCGCCCCGGATCGGGAACGCTGGACGCAGTTTCGCACCCAATTGTCGGTCCACCACACCGCGGAGGACGTCGTGCTCTGGCCGAGTCTGCGCCGCCGCGGCGTGGACGCGCGGCTGGTCGAGGCGATGGCCGCCGAACACGACCGGATCGATCCGCTACTGGCACAGGTGGATCGGGCCTTCGATACCGCGGGGCCGGACGCCGCGCAACCGGCGCTGGCGGCATTGTCGGAGCTGCTGCACAACCACCTGCAGCACGAAGAGAAAGAAACGCTGCCATTGATCAACGATCGAGAATGGTCGCTGCTCGACCGAGAGATGCGGCGGCGCATCGGACTGCGCGGTCTCCGGGCCTATTACTCATGGCTGCTGCGGGATCTGGAGGGTGAACGCCGCCGCCGGGCCCTGGCCACGATTCCCGGCCCCCTCCGCCTGATGATCTCGTAG
- a CDS encoding TetR/AcrR family transcriptional regulator → MPRPIDPQRHRARRLQIIDAGLTAFAEHGYAGATTALICRTAGIGSGTFFHYFPTKDALLVAILEHSTSETREFFEQRADPIDPRRVVFDYVEHAAAGLVDPRAAGFISVVGGLTHRPEIADALRADNEIAHAALRATVQAAQRDQRVRDDVDAGRLAEWILLLLDGFAARVTTSDNFVAAQETDMLNNQVAFLLGDQP, encoded by the coding sequence GTGCCCCGCCCCATCGACCCGCAGCGACACCGCGCGCGACGCCTCCAGATCATCGACGCCGGACTGACCGCCTTCGCCGAACACGGCTACGCCGGGGCCACCACCGCTCTCATCTGCCGCACCGCCGGAATTGGTTCGGGAACGTTCTTCCACTACTTCCCCACGAAAGACGCACTGCTGGTAGCGATCCTCGAACACAGCACCAGCGAGACCCGCGAATTCTTCGAGCAGCGGGCCGATCCGATAGATCCCCGCCGGGTGGTGTTCGACTATGTCGAACATGCCGCCGCCGGCCTGGTGGACCCACGCGCCGCTGGATTCATCTCTGTCGTCGGCGGGCTCACGCACCGTCCGGAGATCGCCGACGCACTGCGCGCCGACAACGAAATCGCGCACGCCGCACTGCGGGCCACCGTGCAGGCCGCCCAGCGGGATCAGCGCGTCCGCGACGACGTGGACGCCGGACGACTCGCCGAGTGGATCCTGCTGCTGCTCGACGGTTTTGCCGCCAGGGTCACCACCAGCGATAACTTCGTTGCCGCACAGGAAACGGACATGCTGAACAACCAGGTCGCTTTTCTTCTCGGCGATCAGCCGTAA